A genomic stretch from Coffea arabica cultivar ET-39 chromosome 10c, Coffea Arabica ET-39 HiFi, whole genome shotgun sequence includes:
- the LOC113714101 gene encoding protein DMP6-like, translating to MDIKVEIPAPQSTNNGDAKTPLLASQKSPSTTTPQTDQNSLIAQAISSTFKGTAYLACRLPTGTVLAFQLLSPILSNQGVCDVAFKTMTAILLSLCAVSCFILSFTDSFKDEKGKVFFGFATFKGFYPIDRTVTISPAEAAKKKIGPFDFLQAFLSMLVFATIALLDKNIVDCFYATPSVEIKEVLSVLPVANGVVCSMLFVAFPTQRHGIGFGVDKTSITS from the coding sequence ATGGATATCAAAGTAGAAATTCCTGCACCTCAATCAACCAACAATGGTGATGCGAAAACTCCCCTTTTAGCCTCACAAAAATCACCTTCAACCACCACTCCCCAAACCGATCAAAATTCTTTGATCGCACAAGCTATTAGTTCAACATTCAAGGGCACAGCCTACCTAGCTTGTCGTCTCCCTACAGGAACAGTCCTTGCTTTTCAACTCTTATCTCCTATACTCTCCAACCAAGGCGTTTGCGACGTAGCTTTCAAAACCATGACAGCCATTCTATTGTCTCTGTGTGCAGTTTCATGTTTTATCCTTAGCTTCACAGACAGTTTCAAGGATGAAAAGGGAAAAGTTTTCTTTGGTTTCGCAACGTTCAAGGGCTTCTATCCCATTGATAGAACGGTGACTATTTCCCCTGCAGAAGCTGCAAAGAAAAAGATCGGTCCATTTGATTTCTTGCAAGCCTTTTTGTCGATGTTAGTTTTCGCGACCATTGCACTTCTTGATAAGAATATTGTAGACTGCTTTTATGCCACGCCTTCAGTTGAAATCAAAGAGGTCCTTTCGGTATTACCTGTTGCAAACGGGGTGGTTTGCAGTATGCTGTTTGTTGCATTTCCTACTCAGAGGCATGGAATTGGCTTTGGTGTTGACAAAACAAGCATTACATCTTAG